Proteins encoded by one window of Cryptomeria japonica unplaced genomic scaffold, Sugi_1.0 HiC_scaffold_394, whole genome shotgun sequence:
- the LOC131871323 gene encoding aspartic proteinase nepenthesin-1-like has product MERSKLLGFVVLICFTIPTISCSSDRLFSGWPKSSSDENVKIRVNMTRRSERELGFSERLGLAVDRSKKRMKKIEALIRGQLDAETPVEVGDGEFLMSVALGTPSVSFEAIVDTGSDLIWTQCKPCKDCFSQPTPIFDPSKSPTFSTIPCGDSLCDALGSTQTGCNPDCTFMYQYGDGSFTSGDLAYETLSIGSSKVKGIAFGCGHDNEGQGFSQGGGLVGLGRGGLSLISQLGSKAENMFSYCLLPITDSSSQTSPLFFGEGASLSGGAKTLPLIKSSIIPTFWYIPITGITLNGKALDIPPGTFDLQSDGSGGMIIDSGTTVTILDQAAYSPLKEAIQSAIDLTPVDGSSTGLDLCYHTSSAHLTLPTLVFNFKGGVDYELPADNFFIQASENLLCLAMLGEPSGNPSIFGNIQQQNFHILYNNAQNTLSFKPTKCDSL; this is encoded by the coding sequence atggagCGTTCAAAGCTGTTGGGTTTTGTGGTCTTGATATGCTTTACTATTCCAACGATATCATGTTCTTCGGACAGACTGTTTAGTGGTTGGCCGAAGTCTAGCAGcgatgaaaatgtaaaaataaggGTGAATATGACGCGCAGATCAGAGAGAGAGTTGGGTTTTTCTGAGAGATTGGGTTTGGCTGTGGATCGAAGTAAGAAGCGAATGAAGAAGATAGAGGCATTGATAAGAGGGCAATTAGACGCTGAAACGCCCGTTGAAGTAGGGGATGGAGAATTTCTGATGAGCGTTGCACTGGGAACGCCCTCTGTGAGCTTCGAAGCGATTGTGGACACGGGGAGCGATCTGATTTGGACTCAGTGCAAGCCTTGCAAGGACTGCTTCTCTCAGCCTACGCCAATCTTCGACCCCTCCAAGTCCCCCACATTTTCCACAATTCCCTGCGGTGATTCTCTTTGTGACGCCTTGGGGAGTACGCAAACCGGATGCAATCCAGATTGTACCTTTATGTATCAGTATGGCGATGGTTCCTTCACCAGCGGCGACCTGGCTTACGAGACATTGTCAATTGGGAGCAGCAAGGTTAAAGGCATTGcatttggatgcgggcatgacaacGAAGGACAAGGATTCTCTCAGGGTGGTGGCCTTGTGGGACTGGGAAGAGGTGGTCTCTCCCTTATCTCACAGCTGGGTTCCAAAGCAGAGAACATGTTCTCTTACTGTCTTTTGCCCATCACCGACTCTTCTTCACAAACCAGCCCCCTCTTTTTCGGCGAGGGTGCTTCCTTGAGCGGAGGAGCCAAGACTCTCCCACTCATCAAGAGCAGTATCATTCCCACTTTCTGGTACATTCCTATTACAGGAATcaccctcaatggtaaggcactagATATTCCTCCTGGAACTTTCGATCTGCAATCGGACGGCAGCGGAGGTATGATCATCGACTCCGGAACCACTGTTACCATCCTGGACCAGGCTGCCTACTCTCCTCTTAAGGAAGCAATTCAGTCCGCCATTGATCTCACTCCTGTAGACGGCTCTTCTACAGGTTTGGATCTTTGTTACCACACATCATCCGCTCACCTCACCTTGCCAACCCTCGTCTTCAACTTCAAAGGCGGCGTGGATTACGAGCTTCCGGCAGACAACTTTTTCATTCAGGCATCTGAAAATCTCTTGTGCCTGGCAATGTTGGGTGAACCATCGGGGAATCCTTCCATCTTCGGAAACATACAGCAGCAAAACTTCCATATCCTTTACAACAATGCTCAGAACACGCTCTCTTTCAAGCCCACTAAGTGTGATTCTCTTTaa